One window of the Flavobacteriales bacterium genome contains the following:
- a CDS encoding type II toxin-antitoxin system HicA family toxin yields MTKTSKILQKILTGLSDANIPFSDLINLLIKLGFTVRINGSHYIFSKNEVKEIINLQQKNGFAKPYQIKQVRELIIKYGLNKNADEQR; encoded by the coding sequence TTGACCAAGACCAGTAAAATATTGCAAAAAATATTAACAGGATTGTCGGATGCCAATATCCCATTTTCCGACCTTATTAATTTACTAATTAAACTAGGCTTTACTGTTCGTATCAATGGAAGTCACTATATCTTTTCGAAAAATGAAGTCAAAGAAATTATAAATCTTCAACAAAAAAATGGCTTTGCCAAACCATATCAGATAAAGCAGGTTAGAGAGTTAATAATTAAATACGGATTAAATAAAAATGCTGATGAACAACGTTAA
- a CDS encoding type II toxin-antitoxin system HicB family antitoxin, whose protein sequence is MNNVKYELIIYWSEQDEAFIVEVPELSGCMADGASYEEAISNARLTITEWIETAKSMGRKIPEPKGKLMFA, encoded by the coding sequence ATGAACAACGTTAAATACGAACTCATTATATATTGGAGCGAACAAGATGAGGCATTTATTGTGGAAGTTCCTGAATTGTCGGGCTGTATGGCCGACGGTGCATCATACGAGGAAGCAATATCAAACGCTCGACTTACAATAACCGAGTGGATTGAAACGGCAAAAAGCATGGGTAGAAAAATACCTGAACCAAAGGGCAAACTAATGTTTGCGTAG